From Daucus carota subsp. sativus chromosome 6, DH1 v3.0, whole genome shotgun sequence, the proteins below share one genomic window:
- the LOC108228013 gene encoding pentatricopeptide repeat-containing protein At4g31850, chloroplastic: MAVIVLCSSSICCSNFKNLPNGKLYSSKFSKGRSFERIKVLPFGSMVNWKKHRKKIVGKCGVVMESSNFSEWVYGISKKKISSEEVIMVLKSVQDLDEAFSLFMSVAELPKVVHTTETCNYMLQLLRVHKRINDMVVVFDLMQKQIIYRSLNTYMIIFNVLDIKGGIRQSPYALNRMRDVGFVLNGYSYNGLIHLILQSGFCKEALEVYRRVLSEGIKPSLKTYSALMVASGKRRDIETVMNLLAEMENLGLRPNVYTFTICIRVLGRAGKIDEAYRILKRMDREGCGPDVVTYTVLIDALCNAGKLDTAKEVFIKMKASRHKPDQVTYITLLDKFSDCGDLDAVNDFWVEMEADGYTADVVTFTVLISALCKVGKIDEAFLTLDVMKKKGVLPNLQTYNTVISGLLRVDRLDEALELFNNMGSLGIEPTAYTYILFIDYYGKVAEPDKALETFEKIKVRGIAPNIVACNASLYSLAEMGRINEAKTIFHGLRRSGLAPDKITFNMMMKCYSKAGKVDEAIQLLSEMTETGCEPDVMIINSLIDTLYKSDRVDEAWSLFYKLKEMKLAPTVVTYNTLLAGLRKEGRVQESVQLFESMAVHGNPPNTVTYNTLLDCLCKNGEVNLALKMLFEMTNVNCIPDVFTYNTVIYGLAKENRVNDAFWFFHQMRKRLYPDYVTLFTLLPSVVKEGRVNDALKITEIFVSRSINKCDNHFWNALMEGITSKAALDHSILFAEGLASYGISRSNSLVIPILKSLCRQKKGLDAHKLFIRFNVHFGIKASLEAYNLIIEGLLDIHLREMAWGLFKDMKNAGCAPDNSIYNLLLADLGKYGKVDELFALYEEMVNKGCTPTTITQNILISSLVKSNNVERAIDLYYDLLSGGFSPTPCTYGPIIDGLLKMGKLDKAMVFFGEMTVYGCKPNSAIYNILLNGFGKTGDLETALELFDQMVKEGIRPDLKSYTILVDCLCMKGKVGDAMHYFEKLKSSGLDPDLVSYNLMIDGLGRSRRIEEAMSLLEEMKNRGIVPNLYTYNSLILNLGIVGMIEEAGKMYEELLHKGIEPNVFTYNALIRGYSLSGNTDRAYEVYEKMMVGGCSPNTGTFAQLPNQS; the protein is encoded by the coding sequence ATGGCTGTGATTGTTCTTTGTTCCTCATCAATTTGTTGTAGTAATTTCAAGAATTTACCGAATGGTAAATTGTATAGTTCAAAGTTTAGTAAAGGTAGAAGCTTTGAGAGGATAAAGGTGTTGCCTTTTGGGTCTATGGTGAATTGGAAGAAGCACAGGAAAAAAATTGTGGGTAAATGTGGGGTTGTGATGGAAAGTTCGAATTTTTCCGAATGGGTTTATGGGAtaagcaaaaagaaaatttcttcAGAGGAAGTTATTATGGTTCTTAAGTCAGTTCAAGATTTAGATGAAGCTTTCTCGCTCTTTATGTCGGTTGCTGAGTTGCCTAAGGTTGTTCACACTACGGAGACTTGTAATTATATGCTTCAGCTCTTGAGAGTACATAAGAGGATAAATGATATGGTTGTGGTGTTTGATTTGATGCAAAAGCAAATCATTTATAGGAGTTTAAATacttatatgataatatttaatgtTCTTGATATAAAGGGTGGGATTCGTCAATCTCCATATGCGCTTAACCGAATGAGAGATGTGGGTTTTGTTTTGAATGGTTACTCGTATAATGGGTTAATTCATTTGATTCTTCAATCTGGGTTTTGTAAAGAGGCTTTAGAGGTTTATAGAAGAGTGTTGTCGGAGGGAATAAAACCTAGTCTTAAAACTTACTCTGCTCTTATGGTAGCATCTGGGAAAAGGAGGGACATTGAGACTGTCATGAACTTATTAGCAGAGATGGAGAATTTGGGTTTACGGCCGAATGTATACACTTTCACGATATGCATTAGAGTGCTTGGGAGGGCTGGGAAAATTGATGAGGCGTACAGGATATTGAAGAGAATGGATCGTGAGGGTTGTGGACCCGATGTTGTTACGTATACAGTTCTCATTGACGCCCTGTGTAATGCAGGGAAGCTGGATACTGCTAAGgaagtttttataaaaatgaaagCTAGCCGCCACAAGCCTGACCAAGTAACTTACATCACCTTATTGGATAAATTTAGTGATTGCGGGGATTTGGATGCCGTAAATGACTTTTGGGTGGAGATGGAAGCTGATGGCTATACTGCAGATGTTGTTACTTTCACTGTACTCATTAGTGCTTTGTGTAAAGTTGGGAAAATTGATGAAGCCTTTCTTACTTTAGATGTCATGAAAAAGAAAGGCGTCCTACCTAATCTTCAGACTTATAATACAGTAATATCTGGGCTTTTAAGAGTGGATAGATTAGACGAGGCACTGGAGCTATTTAATAATATGGGGTCACTTGGTATTGAACCTACTGCTTATACTTACATACTATTCATTGATTACTATGGAAAAGTAGCGGAGCCAGATAAAGCCCTTGAGACATTTGAGAAAATTAAGGTACGTGGAATTGCTCCTAACATTGTTGCCTGTAATGCTTCATTGTACAGTCTGGCAGAAATGGGGAGAATTAATGAGGCAAAAACAATATTTCATGGACTTAGGAGGAGTGGTCTTGCTCCAGATAAAATTACCTTTAACATGATGATGAAATGCTATAGCAAGGCGGGGAAGGTTGATGAAGCAATTCAGTTACTATCCGAGATGACAGAAACCGGTTGTGAACCAGATGTCATGATTATCAACTCGCTCATTGATACGCTCTACAAATCTGATCGAGTAGATGAGGCATGGTCTTTGTTTTATAAACTGAAGGAGATGAAACTTGCTCCTACAGTTGTGACCTACAACACTTTGTTGGCAGGATTGCGGAAGGAGGGTAGAGTACAGGAGTCCGTTCAGTTATTTGAGAGCATGGCTGTACATGGAAACCCTCCAAACACAGTTACATATAATACATTATTAGACTGCCTTTGCAAGAATGGTGAAGTCAATCTGGCGCTAAAGATGCTCTTTGAAATGACAAATGTGAACTGCATACCGGATGTTTTTACTTATAACACAGTCATCTATGGACTGGCTAAAGAAAACAGGGTAAATGATGCATTTTGGTTCTTCCATCAGATGCGGAAAAGGCTCTACCCCGATTACGTCACCTTGTTTACTCTCCTTCCAAGTGTTGTCAAAGAAGGGAGAGTTAATGATGCATTAAAGATCACAGAAATTTTTGTAAGTCGCTCAATAAACAAGTGTGACAACCATTTCTGGAATGCCTTAATGGAGGGCATTACAAGTAAAGCTGCATTAGATCATTCCATATTGTTTGCTGAAGGTTTAGCGTCTTACGGAATTAGCAGAAGCAACTCCTTAGTGATACCAATTCTGAAATCCTTGTGCAGGCAGAAGAAAGGCCTTGATGCTCATAAACTATTCATCAGGTTTAATGTTCATTTTGGAATTAAAGCATCCTTAGAAGCGTACAACCTAATAATTGAAGGTCTTCTTGATATTCATCTTAGGGAGATGGCTTGGGGCCTTTTTAAGGACATGAAGAATGCTGGGTGTGCCCCAGACAATTCCATATACAACTTGTTGCTTGCAGATCTTGGGAAATATGGGAAGGTGGATGAACTCTTTGCACTATATGAAGAGATGGTCAACAAGGGATGTACACCTACCACGATCACACAAAATATACTCATATCTAGTCTTGTTAAGTCAAATAATGTAGAGAGGGCCATAGATTTATATTATGATCTACTGAGCGGTGGTTTCTCTCCTACTCCTTGTACATATGGTCCTATTATAGATGGTCTTTTGAAGATGGGGAAATTAGATAAAGCAATGGTTTTCTTTGGAGAGATGACTGTATATGGTTGCAAACCTAACTCTGCTATCTACAATATTCTTCTTAATGGGTTTGGGAAAACAGGTGATCTGGAGACCGCTCTTGAGCTATTTGATCAGATGGTTAAAGAGGGAATACGGCCAGACCTCAAGTCTTACACTATACTTGTTGATTGCCTCTGTATGAAGGGGAAAGTTGGGGATGCCATGCACTACTTTGAGAAGTTGAaatcatctggtcttgatcctgaCTTAGTCTCGTACAACCTTATGATCGATGGCCTTGGAAGATCTCGAAGAATAGAGGAAGCTATGTCTCTTCTTGAGGAGATGAAGAACAGAGGGATTGTTCCTAACTTGTACACCTACAATTCCCTAATACTCAATCTTGGGATTGTTGGGATGATAGAAGAAGCTGGTAAGATGTATGAAGAACTTCTACACAAGGGTATCGAACCAAATGTGTTCACATATAATGCTCTAATTCGAGGGTATAGCCTGTCAGGTAATACGGATCGTGCATATGAAGTGTATGAGAAGATGATGGTTGGGGGCTGCAGCCCAAATACTGGAACATTTGCTCAGCTCCCTAATCAATCTTGA